A window of Campylobacter lari subsp. lari contains these coding sequences:
- the mnmC gene encoding bifunctional tRNA (5-methylaminomethyl-2-thiouridine)(34)-methyltransferase MnmD/FAD-dependent 5-carboxymethylaminomethyl-2-thiouridine(34) oxidoreductase MnmC, giving the protein MKKANIIIKNNAPFSLDFDDYYFNSSDGLNESEFIYTNAFEFQTKQTIIAELGFGIGLNFFLTLKRFIKEKKENQRLFYLSFENFYIEKDKLRQIYKNLGFYEKFKELLEQFLKFYPPCKDGVYRFYFQDCFLDLVFGNAKEKLQNLDFKADIWYLDGFAPSKNQEMFDEDIISKVAKNSKINTKILTFSSASILKKALIVNNFQVQKIKGFRKREMIQAIFNGLEFKDKFAYFNTPSLKKEIQKIAIIGAGIAGASIAYELSLRNVQVDVFEKENSLGKGASGNINGILSSLILKPDVLLGEFSQYAFLEASRFYRQILNLIPQGVYEFAHNELMQERFDSQKDNVLFEIINNQAFLKDGACIKPKELVKTLLQKSKAKVFFEHEFKDYSYENEKFSLQFNNQKALKDYDVLIYAQGADIKNFLDYKHMKLSSVRGQCTYLKPFLKNTHALSSKGYICPINEELNLQLIGASYDRLNQEKNLLKNDDLQNFENIKEFLQGENLEIMGGKVGFRSYSSDRFAIVGQAYDEKFYLQNYKALLWHKNKSQVVPNDFIPLYFSIAHGSRAFASAIIGARILSALIFDEPKIEKDFLHATHPARFLIRMLKKGKVL; this is encoded by the coding sequence ATGAAAAAAGCAAATATCATTATTAAAAACAATGCGCCTTTTTCTTTAGATTTTGATGATTATTATTTTAATTCCAGTGATGGTTTAAACGAGAGTGAATTTATCTACACTAATGCTTTTGAATTTCAAACAAAACAAACTATCATTGCAGAGCTTGGTTTTGGTATAGGTTTAAATTTTTTTCTTACTTTAAAGCGCTTTATAAAAGAAAAAAAAGAAAATCAAAGACTATTTTATCTTAGTTTTGAAAATTTTTATATAGAAAAAGATAAATTAAGACAAATCTATAAAAATCTTGGTTTTTATGAGAAATTTAAAGAGCTTTTAGAGCAGTTTTTAAAATTTTATCCCCCATGTAAAGATGGAGTTTATAGGTTTTATTTTCAAGATTGTTTTTTAGATTTAGTATTTGGTAATGCTAAAGAAAAGTTGCAAAATTTAGATTTTAAAGCTGATATTTGGTATTTAGATGGTTTTGCTCCATCTAAAAATCAAGAAATGTTTGATGAGGACATTATAAGCAAAGTTGCTAAAAATTCAAAAATAAATACCAAGATTTTAACCTTTTCTTCTGCAAGTATTTTAAAAAAAGCTTTAATTGTTAATAATTTTCAGGTGCAAAAGATCAAAGGTTTTAGAAAAAGAGAAATGATACAGGCTATTTTTAATGGCCTTGAGTTTAAAGATAAATTTGCTTATTTTAACACTCCAAGTTTAAAAAAAGAGATACAAAAAATAGCCATCATAGGAGCAGGTATAGCTGGAGCTAGTATAGCTTATGAACTTTCTTTAAGAAATGTCCAAGTGGATGTTTTTGAAAAAGAAAATTCATTAGGAAAAGGTGCCTCTGGTAATATTAATGGAATTTTGAGTTCTTTGATTTTAAAACCTGATGTTTTATTGGGCGAGTTTTCACAATATGCTTTTTTGGAGGCTAGTAGATTTTATAGGCAAATTTTAAATTTAATTCCTCAAGGGGTTTATGAGTTTGCGCATAATGAGCTTATGCAAGAGCGTTTTGATAGTCAAAAAGATAATGTTTTATTTGAAATTATTAACAACCAGGCCTTTTTGAAAGATGGAGCTTGTATCAAACCCAAAGAGCTTGTAAAAACGCTTTTACAAAAAAGCAAGGCTAAAGTATTTTTTGAGCATGAATTTAAAGATTATTCTTATGAAAATGAAAAATTTTCTTTGCAATTTAATAATCAAAAAGCATTAAAAGATTATGATGTATTAATTTATGCTCAAGGTGCTGATATTAAGAATTTTTTAGATTATAAACATATGAAATTAAGTAGCGTAAGAGGGCAATGTACTTATCTAAAGCCATTTTTAAAAAATACTCATGCTCTATCTTCAAAAGGTTATATCTGTCCTATCAACGAAGAATTAAATTTACAGCTTATTGGTGCAAGTTATGATAGGCTTAATCAAGAAAAAAATCTTTTAAAAAACGATGATTTACAAAATTTTGAAAATATAAAAGAATTTTTGCAAGGTGAAAATTTAGAAATTATGGGTGGTAAAGTAGGATTTAGATCATATTCTAGTGATAGATTTGCTATAGTAGGTCAAGCATATGATGAAAAATTTTATTTGCAAAATTACAAAGCACTTTTGTGGCATAAAAATAAAAGTCAAGTAGTGCCAAATGATTTTATTCCTTTGTATTTTTCTATCGCTCATGGATCTAGGGCTTTTGCTAGTGCTATTATTGGAGCTAGAATACTTAGTGCATTAATCTTTGATGAGCCAAAAATAGAAAAAGATTTTTTACATGCTACTCATCCTGCAAGGTTTTTAATTAGAATGCTAAAAAAGGGAAAAGTTTTATAG
- a CDS encoding nitronate monooxygenase, producing MSFKALKIGKHEIKYPIFQGGMGLGISWDKLASAVSLNGGLGIISSVGTGYYENRTHIDKEFNAKPYGSDNFYSKAGLKALIDNARKVCKDAPLGCNILYASNNYAQIARNACELGFNVIVSGAGLPTNLPEFTQDYPDVALVPIVSSAKALKIICKRWQSRYNRLPDAVIVEGPKSGGHQGFTYEQCLMDEYQLENVVPQVAAEIKNWGDIPLIAAGGIWDKQDIEKMMSLGASGVQMGTRFIGTFECDASDDFKQVLLNCKKEDIELLKSPVGYPARGVRTNLLNLVDKRMGPKINCISNCVAPCGRGKEATKVGYCIADRLYDAWSGKKDTGLFFTGANGYRLDKLISVEELMKKLVNGEDA from the coding sequence ATGAGTTTTAAAGCTTTAAAAATTGGAAAGCATGAGATAAAATATCCTATTTTTCAAGGTGGTATGGGACTTGGTATAAGTTGGGACAAACTTGCTTCTGCAGTTTCTTTAAATGGTGGATTAGGGATTATTTCTTCAGTAGGAACTGGATATTATGAAAATAGAACACATATAGATAAAGAGTTCAATGCAAAACCTTACGGTAGTGATAATTTTTACTCAAAAGCAGGTTTAAAAGCTTTGATAGATAATGCTAGAAAAGTTTGCAAAGATGCTCCTTTGGGTTGTAATATTTTATATGCAAGTAATAATTATGCGCAAATTGCGCGTAATGCTTGCGAGCTTGGTTTTAATGTGATAGTTTCAGGAGCAGGTTTGCCTACAAATTTGCCTGAATTTACACAAGATTATCCTGATGTTGCTTTGGTGCCTATTGTATCTTCAGCTAAGGCTTTAAAGATTATTTGCAAAAGATGGCAAAGTAGATACAATCGCTTGCCTGATGCAGTTATAGTTGAAGGGCCAAAAAGCGGAGGTCATCAAGGCTTTACTTATGAACAATGCTTAATGGATGAATATCAGTTAGAAAATGTAGTACCACAAGTTGCAGCTGAGATTAAAAATTGGGGTGATATACCATTAATTGCTGCAGGTGGAATTTGGGATAAGCAAGATATAGAAAAAATGATGTCTTTAGGAGCAAGTGGCGTTCAAATGGGAACTCGTTTTATAGGAACTTTTGAATGTGATGCGAGTGATGATTTTAAACAGGTTTTATTAAATTGTAAAAAAGAAGATATCGAGCTTTTAAAATCTCCTGTTGGATATCCTGCAAGAGGAGTAAGAACTAATCTTTTAAATTTGGTCGATAAAAGAATGGGGCCAAAAATAAATTGCATTAGCAATTGTGTTGCGCCATGCGGTAGAGGTAAAGAAGCTACAAAGGTAGGTTATTGTATAGCAGATAGATTATATGATGCTTGGAGTGGTAAAAAAGATACTGGTTTATTTTTTACAGGGGCTAATGGATATAGACTAGATAAGCTTATTAGTGTAGAAGAGCTAATGAAAAAATTAGTTAATGGTGAAGATGCTTAG
- a CDS encoding enoyl-ACP reductase, with amino-acid sequence MDNFFKNKTLVISGGTRGIGKAIVYEFAKAGANIAFTYNSNAQIAEDMIKDLENNYKIKAKAYEFNILEPETYKELFEKIDQDFDRVDFFISNAIISGRAVVGGYTKFMKLKPRGINNIFTATVNAFVVGAQEAAKRMEKVGGGSILSISSTGNLVHIENYAGHGTAKAAVEAMARYAATELGSKNIRVNVVSGGPIDTDALKAFTNYEEVKNATINLSPLNRIGEPQDLAGACLFLCSDKANWITGHTLIVDGGTTFK; translated from the coding sequence ATGGATAATTTTTTTAAAAATAAAACTTTAGTAATTAGTGGCGGAACAAGAGGAATAGGAAAAGCTATAGTATATGAATTTGCAAAAGCAGGGGCAAATATTGCATTTACTTACAACTCAAATGCTCAAATTGCTGAAGATATGATAAAAGATTTAGAAAATAATTATAAAATCAAAGCAAAAGCTTATGAATTTAATATTTTAGAACCTGAAACTTACAAAGAATTATTTGAAAAAATTGATCAAGATTTTGATAGAGTTGATTTTTTCATTTCAAATGCTATTATCTCAGGTCGTGCAGTAGTTGGTGGATACACTAAATTTATGAAATTAAAACCAAGAGGTATTAATAATATCTTCACAGCTACTGTAAATGCTTTTGTAGTTGGAGCGCAAGAAGCTGCTAAAAGAATGGAAAAAGTTGGTGGTGGAAGCATACTTTCTATCTCATCAACCGGAAATTTAGTGCATATTGAAAATTATGCTGGTCATGGTACAGCAAAAGCTGCAGTAGAAGCTATGGCAAGATATGCTGCAACTGAGCTTGGCTCTAAGAATATTCGTGTAAATGTAGTAAGTGGTGGGCCAATTGACACTGATGCACTAAAAGCATTTACAAATTATGAAGAAGTTAAAAATGCAACTATTAATCTTAGTCCATTAAATCGTATCGGAGAACCTCAAGATCTAGCTGGAGCGTGTTTATTTTTATGCTCTGATAAGGCAAATTGGATCACAGGGCATACTTTAATCGTTGATGGTGGTACAACCTTTAAATGA
- the pgsA gene encoding CDP-diacylglycerol--glycerol-3-phosphate 3-phosphatidyltransferase, which translates to MNLPNILAFIRILLAPLLFFLLINDFENIHPSWVNYFACVIFGIAAMTDFFDGHIARMWNQTTKLGAIIDPLADKMLILAAFLGLLLTQRADPWIVYIILVREFFITGFRVIMVSEQFDVSASFAGKIKTSSQVCAVIFLIMQWPFANELLILALFLTLYSGIEYVLAYIKHSKKGNN; encoded by the coding sequence ATGAATTTACCTAATATCTTAGCATTTATAAGGATATTATTAGCACCACTTTTGTTTTTTTTACTTATTAATGATTTTGAAAATATTCATCCTAGTTGGGTAAATTATTTTGCTTGTGTAATATTTGGCATAGCTGCAATGACGGATTTTTTTGACGGACACATTGCAAGAATGTGGAATCAAACAACAAAACTTGGAGCTATTATAGATCCACTTGCTGATAAAATGCTAATACTTGCTGCATTTTTAGGCTTATTGCTTACACAAAGGGCTGATCCTTGGATAGTTTATATTATCTTAGTTAGGGAATTTTTTATCACTGGTTTTAGGGTTATAATGGTGAGTGAGCAATTTGATGTTAGTGCTTCATTTGCTGGGAAAATTAAAACCTCATCTCAGGTTTGCGCGGTGATATTTTTAATCATGCAATGGCCATTTGCAAATGAATTGCTTATTTTAGCTTTATTTTTAACCCTATATTCAGGTATAGAATATGTCTTAGCCTATATTAAACATAGTAAAAAAGGTAATAATTGA
- the dapA gene encoding 4-hydroxy-tetrahydrodipicolinate synthase — protein sequence MDNNIIIGAMTALITPFKNGKLDEQTYHKLIKRQIANGIDAVVPVGTTGESATLTHEEHRICIEIALDACKGSSCKVLAGAGSNATHEAVSLAKFAQEHGADGILSVTPYYNKPTQEGLYLHYKEIAKSIDIPVLLYNVPGRTGCDLQTETIIRLFRDCENIYGVKEASGSIDKCVDLLAHEPRMMLLSGEDAINYPILSNGGKGVISVTSNLLPDMISKLTHFALEEKYIEAKKINDELYNINKILFCESNPIPIKAAMYIAGLTPTLEYRLPLCKPSDCNLAKIEAIMKNYDIKGF from the coding sequence ATGGACAATAATATCATCATAGGAGCAATGACAGCTTTAATAACTCCATTTAAAAATGGAAAATTAGATGAACAAACTTACCACAAACTCATCAAAAGACAAATAGCAAATGGAATTGATGCAGTAGTGCCTGTTGGAACAACCGGAGAAAGCGCCACCTTAACTCATGAAGAACATAGAATTTGTATAGAAATAGCTTTAGATGCTTGCAAGGGAAGTTCTTGTAAAGTTTTAGCCGGAGCAGGAAGCAATGCTACTCATGAAGCTGTAAGTTTAGCTAAGTTTGCACAAGAACATGGAGCTGATGGTATTTTAAGTGTTACTCCATATTACAATAAACCTACACAAGAAGGTTTGTATTTGCATTATAAAGAAATAGCAAAAAGTATTGATATACCTGTACTTTTATACAATGTACCAGGAAGAACAGGCTGTGATTTACAAACAGAAACCATTATAAGATTATTTAGAGATTGTGAAAATATTTATGGAGTAAAAGAAGCTAGTGGGAGCATTGATAAATGCGTTGATTTACTAGCGCATGAACCTAGAATGATGCTTTTAAGCGGTGAAGATGCGATTAATTATCCTATACTTTCAAATGGTGGAAAAGGTGTGATTTCAGTTACTTCAAATTTACTTCCTGATATGATTTCAAAATTAACTCATTTTGCTTTAGAAGAAAAATACATTGAAGCTAAAAAAATTAATGATGAGTTGTATAATATCAATAAAATTTTATTTTGCGAAAGCAATCCTATACCTATAAAAGCAGCGATGTATATAGCAGGATTAACCCCTACTTTAGAATATCGTTTGCCACTTTGCAAGCCTAGTGATTGTAATTTAGCAAAAATAGAAGCGATAATGAAAAACTATGATATCAAAGGATTTTAA
- a CDS encoding N-acetylmuramoyl-L-alanine amidase family protein, whose product MLRIFFIFLLFCFSVFANAEVKKFDQNFLTSNSEEKLQLHQQLKSLYIQSVINDNNEEKNEILKRLIISSNSLGFDDKAYVQELKESGVSEEEISRLKNALNIIQDQKIKKEQTKIETNTTLPINKKEDKKEDKKEDKKEDKKEDKKEDKKVPAQKELFVLDVKKLDNGILLDLSEKISQKDIKNFTLKGDNFRYVADFDGILKGPKRTFEFKDFDIIVSQFNPTSMRLVLSSKKELKIKIELKDQSLFMGLEKVEKKEEPKPIVKKQEEAKKTEVKKEVVKNEPLYILKSSKDKNGVNLKLNNDIDFEDVKINSFKDGKTYRSIVSFEAILEGDRKKIDINKNQSITIVQFNKTTVRVVLNSTSDFKTNLDLDDEELFIGFEKKAKKIPTKTTSKTAKTAIKKSGKIIVIDPGHGGKDPGTLGDKGVREKDVVLSVALKLGKELKKRGYKIYYTRSTDKFINLRDRTSMANEKMADLFISIHANAAPNKQRAKTLQGIETFFLSPARSERSKKAAELENQSDFEEMNFFSKQTFLNFLNREKIVASNKLAIDVQKSILSNVRKKYKVVDGGVREAPFWVLVGAQMPAILIETGYISHPSERNRLVNKNFQELLAIGIANGIESYFYKNQ is encoded by the coding sequence ATGCTTAGAATATTTTTTATTTTTTTATTATTTTGTTTTAGTGTTTTTGCTAATGCAGAAGTTAAGAAATTTGATCAAAATTTTTTAACTTCTAATTCAGAAGAAAAACTACAATTACACCAGCAATTAAAATCTTTGTATATACAAAGTGTGATTAATGATAATAATGAAGAAAAAAATGAGATTTTAAAAAGATTGATTATTAGCTCCAATTCTTTAGGTTTTGATGATAAAGCTTATGTGCAAGAGCTTAAAGAAAGCGGGGTAAGTGAAGAAGAAATTTCAAGATTAAAAAATGCATTAAATATCATACAAGATCAAAAAATAAAAAAAGAACAAACAAAAATTGAAACCAATACTACATTACCTATTAATAAAAAAGAAGATAAAAAAGAAGATAAAAAAGAAGATAAAAAAGAAGATAAAAAAGAAGATAAAAAAGAAGATAAAAAAGTTCCGGCGCAAAAGGAGCTTTTTGTACTTGATGTAAAGAAATTAGACAATGGTATCTTGCTTGATTTAAGTGAAAAAATTAGCCAAAAAGATATAAAAAATTTTACTTTAAAAGGTGATAATTTTCGTTATGTTGCAGATTTTGATGGAATTTTAAAAGGACCTAAGAGAACTTTTGAATTTAAAGATTTCGATATTATTGTGTCGCAATTTAACCCAACTAGCATGCGTTTGGTCTTAAGTTCAAAAAAAGAATTAAAGATCAAAATAGAACTTAAAGATCAAAGTCTTTTTATGGGGCTTGAAAAAGTAGAAAAAAAAGAAGAGCCCAAACCTATAGTTAAAAAACAAGAAGAAGCTAAAAAAACAGAAGTAAAAAAAGAAGTTGTTAAAAATGAGCCTTTATATATTTTAAAATCAAGTAAAGATAAAAATGGTGTTAATTTAAAATTAAACAACGATATTGATTTTGAAGATGTTAAAATCAATTCTTTTAAAGATGGTAAAACATATCGTTCTATTGTAAGTTTTGAAGCTATTTTAGAAGGTGATAGAAAAAAAATCGACATCAATAAAAATCAATCCATCACAATAGTGCAATTTAATAAAACTACAGTAAGAGTTGTTTTAAATTCTACTAGTGATTTTAAAACTAATCTTGATTTAGACGATGAGGAATTATTTATAGGCTTTGAAAAAAAGGCTAAAAAAATACCGACAAAAACTACCTCAAAAACAGCAAAAACTGCCATTAAAAAATCAGGTAAAATCATAGTAATTGATCCAGGTCATGGAGGTAAAGATCCAGGTACTTTAGGCGATAAGGGTGTTAGAGAAAAAGATGTAGTTTTAAGCGTTGCTTTAAAACTTGGTAAAGAGCTTAAAAAACGAGGATATAAAATTTATTATACTAGAAGTACGGATAAATTTATAAATTTAAGAGATAGAACCTCTATGGCCAATGAAAAAATGGCGGATTTATTTATTTCTATCCATGCAAATGCAGCGCCAAATAAACAAAGAGCCAAAACCTTGCAAGGCATTGAAACTTTCTTTTTATCTCCTGCAAGAAGTGAAAGAAGTAAAAAAGCTGCTGAGTTGGAAAATCAATCAGATTTTGAAGAGATGAATTTCTTTTCAAAACAAACTTTTTTAAATTTTCTAAATCGCGAAAAAATAGTAGCTTCAAATAAATTAGCAATTGATGTTCAAAAAAGCATTTTAAGTAATGTTAGAAAAAAATATAAAGTTGTAGATGGTGGAGTTAGAGAAGCTCCTTTTTGGGTTTTAGTGGGTGCGCAAATGCCTGCTATATTGATTGAGACAGGTTATATTAGTCATCCTAGTGAAAGAAATAGATTGGTAAATAAAAATTTCCAAGAATTATTAGCTATTGGTATTGCTAATGGTATAGAGAGTTATTTTTATAAAAATCAATGA
- the rseP gene encoding RIP metalloprotease RseP — translation MKSYIFLFIILAIGFKFYSFNFLITLFVISFLIFFHELGHFLAAKHMRVDVEIFSIGFGKAVFKKTYKNTEYRLSALPFGGYVKLKGQDDLNPSKKNYEANSYNTLSPLARIYILFAGPFFNFFLAFLLYIAIAFLGVQKLAPVIGNIAPNSAAQKANLQIGDKILAIDGVKIQSFEEISKLVHIKPTLLNIERDGKLINITLTPQIDQGYNEFYQKVQKPLIGIAPKGEFVTIYHPGINSLKYAYEESIEASLLIFKGLAKIISGELDAKNMGGIITMVDITSKAANTSIVVLFLITALISINLGVLNLLPIPALDGGHILFNLYELVFKKEVPKVCFEYLSYFGMALLLSLMVFVTYNDITRFMSN, via the coding sequence TTGAAATCTTATATATTTTTATTTATAATTCTTGCCATAGGCTTTAAATTTTATTCTTTTAATTTTTTAATAACACTTTTTGTTATATCTTTTTTAATATTTTTTCATGAACTTGGGCATTTTTTAGCTGCAAAACATATGAGGGTTGATGTTGAAATTTTTAGTATAGGTTTTGGAAAAGCTGTTTTTAAAAAAACTTACAAAAACACAGAATACCGCTTATCTGCACTACCTTTTGGTGGTTATGTTAAACTCAAAGGACAAGATGATTTAAACCCTAGTAAAAAAAATTACGAAGCAAACAGCTATAATACTCTAAGCCCTTTAGCTAGAATTTACATACTCTTTGCGGGGCCATTTTTTAATTTCTTTTTAGCATTTTTACTTTATATAGCTATAGCTTTTTTAGGAGTTCAAAAGCTTGCACCCGTTATTGGTAATATAGCACCAAATTCAGCTGCACAAAAGGCAAATTTGCAAATTGGGGATAAAATTTTAGCCATAGATGGAGTTAAAATTCAAAGCTTTGAAGAAATTAGCAAACTTGTACATATAAAACCAACCTTACTTAATATAGAGCGCGATGGCAAACTCATCAACATTACCCTAACCCCACAAATTGATCAAGGCTATAATGAGTTTTATCAAAAAGTTCAAAAACCACTCATTGGCATAGCACCTAAAGGTGAGTTTGTTACTATTTACCATCCAGGAATTAATAGTTTAAAATACGCTTATGAAGAAAGCATAGAGGCTTCTTTGCTTATTTTTAAAGGACTTGCTAAAATAATAAGCGGGGAATTAGATGCAAAAAATATGGGTGGTATCATCACCATGGTAGATATAACCTCCAAAGCAGCAAATACTAGTATAGTAGTTTTATTTTTAATCACCGCCTTAATTTCTATCAATCTTGGAGTGTTAAATTTGCTTCCTATCCCAGCACTAGATGGAGGACATATACTTTTTAATCTTTATGAGTTAGTCTTTAAAAAAGAAGTGCCAAAAGTGTGTTTTGAATATCTTAGTTATTTTGGTATGGCTTTACTTTTAAGTTTAATGGTGTTTGTAACTTATAATGACATTACTCGTTTTATGAGTAATTAA